From the Oxalobacter vibrioformis genome, the window TCACCCCAGGAAAAAAATCCTGTGAGGATGTCACCGCTTTCCTGAATATGCCGCTCGAAAAATCCGTCAAGGTCATTGCCGCCATTCGTCTGGATGCAGCAGAGGATGCACCGGATCGCTTTGCGGTCATTCTCCTGCGGGGAGATCATGATCTCAATGAAATCAAGACACAGAAAATCATTGGCCCGTTCCGTTTTGCAGCAGAAGATGAAATTGTTCAGTACACTGGCACCCCATCCGGGTATCTGGGTCCTGTCGGCCTCGACAAGAAACCGGGAATTGCGGTCTATGCCGATCATACCGTTACGGTCATGGGAGACTTTATCTGCGGCGCCAATGAAGTTGACCACCATCTGACTGGTGTCAACTGGGATCGGGATGTCCCGCTTCCTCCAGTCATCATGGATTTCCGCAATGTCGTGGAAGGTGATCTGTCACCGGACGGGAAAGGCACACTGGCCATTTTACGCGGCATTGAAGTCGGCCATGTATTCCAGCTCGGCACCCATTATTCATCTGACATGAATGCCACCTTCCTGGATGAAAACGGCAAATCCCAATTCATGCAGATGGGATGTTATGGCATTGGTGTCACCCGGATCATGGGAGCCGCAATCGAACAGAACAACGATGAGCGCGGCATCATCTGGCCTTTGCCCATCGCGCCGTTCGATATTGTGCTTTGCCCGATGGGTTACGAGCGGAGCGAACTGGTCAGAAAAACCACTGATGACCTGCTGGCCGGATTGCTTGAGGCCGGAATTGACGCCATTCTGGATGATCGGGGAGAACGCCCGGGTGTCATGTTTGCCGACTGGGAACTGATTGGCGTTCCGCATCGTGTTGTGATTGGCGAGCGCGGGCTTAAAGAAAACATGCTGGAATATCAGGGAAGGCGTGATGACGCGGCCACCACAGTTCCCCAGGCTGAAATCATGGATTTCATACAGAAGAAACTGGCAATGTAATCCATACGCACATATCAGCCGTGCAAAATAAAAAAGGCATTTCAGAGATGAAATGCCTTTTTTCCATCCGGGAAAGCCGATCAGTTTATACCGGCCATTGGCGACGATGTTCAGCGTCATCCCAGAAGCAATACTCCATCTTGCTGGAAATCATGAAGGCTTCTGTCATTTTTTCACGCTCTGCGCGACCAGACTCTTCAGCCAGCCTGTCTGTCAGTGCAACCGCCTGATTCACTGCCTCGGTAAACTCATCACCGGAATAAACCTCAATCCACTTTTCATAAGGATTGGGAGACTGACTCCGCTTGACGATATCCTTGCCGACCTCGTTATAAATCCAGAAACATGGCAAAATTGCCGCAAAAGCCTCTCCCAGATTGGCCGTAGCGGCACGCTCAACCAGATAAGAGGTATACATCATGCACGCCGGCCCTTTCTTCATTGTCGGCGTGACCTCAAAAAACTGGAAATAATGCTCATGCAATCCCCTTTCTGCAATCAATGCTCCCTGGGAAAAATCCAGCAGCAGGGCGACATCCTTTTCCGTCGTAAAACGTGCGCCAACCATCGCAAGCGCACGCGCATAATCAATCAGGTAAAGACTGTCCTGCTGCATGTAATAAATAAATTTATCCCTGGCCAGGGTGCCATTGCATAAAGCAGTATTGAAGGGATGATCGCAAATCGTACGCAGTAACGGCTGAACATCACTGAAAAGTTTTTGTGTCAACGACATAATGTCACCTGAAAATGAAT encodes:
- a CDS encoding proline--tRNA ligase — translated: MRASQFFISTLKEAPADAEIISHKLMMRTGMIRRLGSGIYTYMPLGLRIIRKIEKIIREEMNRSGAVELLMPLVQPAELWQETGRWEKYGPELLRIKDRHGRDFIIQPTSEEVVTDIARSVINSYRQMPVNFYHIQTKFRDERRPRFGLMRGREFTMKDAYSFDRHVEGMEKSYQIMFDTYTRIFTRIGLHFRSVAADNGTIGGTGSHEFHVIAETGEDALVYCPTSDYAANMEAAESLPPSDVRPAPAEAMQKVLTPGKKSCEDVTAFLNMPLEKSVKVIAAIRLDAAEDAPDRFAVILLRGDHDLNEIKTQKIIGPFRFAAEDEIVQYTGTPSGYLGPVGLDKKPGIAVYADHTVTVMGDFICGANEVDHHLTGVNWDRDVPLPPVIMDFRNVVEGDLSPDGKGTLAILRGIEVGHVFQLGTHYSSDMNATFLDENGKSQFMQMGCYGIGVTRIMGAAIEQNNDERGIIWPLPIAPFDIVLCPMGYERSELVRKTTDDLLAGLLEAGIDAILDDRGERPGVMFADWELIGVPHRVVIGERGLKENMLEYQGRRDDAATTVPQAEIMDFIQKKLAM
- the tenA gene encoding thiaminase II, coding for MSLTQKLFSDVQPLLRTICDHPFNTALCNGTLARDKFIYYMQQDSLYLIDYARALAMVGARFTTEKDVALLLDFSQGALIAERGLHEHYFQFFEVTPTMKKGPACMMYTSYLVERAATANLGEAFAAILPCFWIYNEVGKDIVKRSQSPNPYEKWIEVYSGDEFTEAVNQAVALTDRLAEESGRAEREKMTEAFMISSKMEYCFWDDAEHRRQWPV